The following coding sequences lie in one Glycine max cultivar Williams 82 chromosome 19, Glycine_max_v4.0, whole genome shotgun sequence genomic window:
- the LOC100780096 gene encoding arp2/3 complex-activating protein rickA → MYWFLVLFLNLTYGSVLDASHGKTLPSTVVVGTVYCDTCFQHTFSTRSHFISGALVAVECKVGDSVPSFNKEVKTNEHGEFKVEVPLKVWKHAKRIKGCTFKLISSSEPHCSVASVATSSSVSLKTREQGELIFSAGLFSFKPTKKPNFCNHKQSVPNSKAHVKNEFPPNTNPSTLDKKSAEDTFFPFPPIPFLPPIPFLPPLPFPFPPFPFPFPPLSPPPTPTPVLPPTPLPAPLNPPLPAPLSPPPLPPLSPPPYTSPWPQLSSPLRIPNRV, encoded by the exons ATGTATTGGTTCCTTGTTTTGTTTCTCAATCTCACATATGGTAGTGTTTTAGATGCTAGCCATGGTAAAACACTTCCTTCTACTGTTGTGGTTGGCACTGTTTACTGTGACACGTGTTTTCAACACACTTTCTCCACAAGAAGCCATTTCATTTCAG GTGCCCTAGTAGCTGTAGAATGCAAAGTTGGGGATTCAGTGCCAAGTTTCAATAAAGAAGTGAAGACAAATGAGCATGGTGAATTCAAAGTGGAGGTACCATTAAAAGTGTGGAAACATGCAAAAAGAATCAAGGGATGCACTTTCAAATTGATAAGTAGCAGTGAGCCTCATTGTTCTGTGGCCTCCGTTGCTACCTCTTCTTCAGTGAGCCTCAAGACAAGAGAGCAAGGGGAACTCATATTCTCAGCTGGATTGTTCTCATTCAAGCCTACCAAAAAGCCAAACTTTTGCAACCATAAACAAAGTGTTCCAAACTCCAAGGCACATGTGAAAAATGAATTTCCTCCAAATACAAACCCTTCAACATTAGATAAAAAATCAGCTGAAGATACCTTTTTCCCATTCCCTCCAATTCCATTTCTACCTCCAATCCCTTTTCTACCTCCACTCCCATTCCCATTTCCTCCATTTCCATTTCCATTCCCACCCCTATCCCCACCCCCAACCCCAACCCCAGTCCTCCCTCCAACCCCACTCCCAGCACCACTAAACCCACCACTTCCAGCACCACTTAGCCCACCACCATTGCCACCACTAAGCCCGCCACCATACACCTCTCCATGGCCACAACTAAGCTCACCACTGCGCATCCCCAACCGAGTCTAG
- the LOC102667056 gene encoding uncharacterized protein isoform X2 — MHTGGSISLQDHAIRLSEELGRSVYVDEIFQQTHFRKDNGQFVDDRSRKTHEEFEARLSQARSDAASSVGESQLTPLDPAEEQRLRSQSWVVAVGPKHKGRLYGIGDLAHTYKCGNDSFMQHTQGSSSRTEDAAEINRLREELRQSKEKMRVFQSVVLQFLSLEARNIIHQQQQQQPHQQ; from the exons ATGCACACAGGTGGTTCTATCAGCTTGCAGGATCACGCCATTCGCTTG TCAGAGGAGCTTGGTCGATCTGTATATGTAGATGAGATCTTTCAGCAAACTCATTTTCGAAAGGATAATGGTCAATTTGTCGATGATAGATCTAGAAAGACACAT GAAGAATTTGAGGCTAGATTATCTCAAGCTAGGTCTGATGCTGCATCAAGTGTTGGTGAATCACAACTCACTCCTTTAGACCCTGCTGAAGAACAAAGACTTAGGAGTCAATCTTGGGTTGTAGCTGTGGGACCAAAGCATAAGGGACGCCTTTATGGTATTGGAGACCTTGCTCATACTTACAAATGCGGAAATGATAGTTTCATGCAACATACACAAGGATCTTCTAGTCGCACTGAGGATGCTGCAGAGATCAATCGACTGCGGGAGGAGTTGCGTcaatcaaaggagaaaatgcGTGTTTTTCAATCAGTTGTCCTTCAGTTCCTATCTCTTGAAGCGCGGAacattattcatcaacaacaacaacaacaacctcaccaaCAATAA